A genome region from Gossypium hirsutum isolate 1008001.06 chromosome A04, Gossypium_hirsutum_v2.1, whole genome shotgun sequence includes the following:
- the LOC107903347 gene encoding flavonoid 3'-monooxygenase CYP75B137: protein MTNLYNKHAVLACEGWSWACHAPEFAPLMAGALVIFCCALWRWGMKFTKISPPLPPGPLGLPIIGNLPFIKPELHRYFSDLSRIYGPIFKLRMGSVLTIVINSPSLANEVLKVQDAIFANRDVPAAGMAGTFGGLNILWRPNGPRCNQLCKLVICEIMSKQSLDACYVLRQREVRRMVKEIHGKVGSSVNIYKQLSATALRVMMSTLWGDDPSQDLIEFRKRLDEIIMTFATPNVSDFFPILAPFDLQGIESKAKEQLSWFYGVFESMIKNRRNIRDDGKEKDKISKDFMQQLLELHWRGDDKNSLSINEVKALLLDLMVAGTDTIPTTVEWAMTELLRHRDKMMKVVKELDTVIGNQNTLEDSHIPQLVYLDAVIKETLRLHPVAPLLIPHVPSETTVIGGLIYCP, encoded by the exons ATGACCAACTTATACAACAAGCACGCAGTTCTTGCTTGCGAAGGCTGGTCATGGGCCTGCCATGCCCCTGAATTCGCTCCTCTTATGGCGGGGGCACTAGTAATTTTCTGCTGTGCATTGTGGCGGTGGGGTATGAAATTCACCAAAATAAGCCCACCTCTACCACCTGGTCCTTTAGGCTTGCCTATAATAGGAAACCTTCCCTTCATTAAACCCGAACTGCACCGTTACTTTTCAGACCTGTCTCGGATCTATGGTCCCATCTTCAAACTTCGAATGGGGAGCGTGTTGACAATAGTCATAAACTCGCCTTCACTTGCCAACGAGGTCCTCAAAGTTCAGGATGCCATCTTCGCTAACCGTGACGTTCCAGCAGCCGGTATGGCCGGTACATTTGGTGGACTCAACATCTTATGGAGACCCAACGGTCCTAGATGCAACCAGCTGTGTAAGCTTGTTATTTGCGAAATCATGAGCAAACAAAGCTTGGATGCTTGCTACGTGCTTCGTCAACGAGAGGTTCGACGAATGGTAAAGGAGATTCACGGAAAAGTTGGTTCCTCAGTTAACATATATAAACAACTATCAGCAACCGCTCTACGAGTGATGATGAGCACGCTATGGGGTGATGATCCATCGCAAGATTTGATTGAGTTCAGGAAACGATTGGATGAAATTATAATGACATTTGCAACACCGAATGTTTCCGATTTTTTCCCAATTCTGGCCCCATTTGATTTACAAGGAATTGAATCCAAAGCGAAGGAGCAATTGTCGTGGTTTTATGGGGTTTTTGAATCAATGATAAAGAACCGAAGAAACATTAGAGATGATGGAAAAGAAAAGGACAAAATTAGCAAGGATTTTATGCAGCAATTGTTGGAGCTGCACTGGCGAGGAGATGATAAAAACTCTTTATCCATCAACGAAGTGAAAGCTTTGCTTCTG GATTTGATGGTCGCCGGTACGGATACAATACCCACTACCGTAGAGTGGGCAATGACCGAACTGTTACGCCATCGAGATAAAATGATGAAAGTCGTAAAGGAATTAGATACGGTGATCGGAAACCAGAACACTTTGGAAGATTCTCATATACCTCAACTTGTCTACTTGGATGCTGTCATAAAGGAGACACTTCGTCTTCACCCGGTTGCTCCATTGCTAATTCCTCATGTGCCCAGTGAGACCACTGTTATCGGTGGATTAATTTACTGTCCCTAA